One stretch of Plasmodium cynomolgi strain B DNA, scaffold: 0995, whole genome shotgun sequence DNA includes these proteins:
- a CDS encoding hypothetical protein (putative), whose protein sequence is MDRCTILYYWIYNSVKEHKIKNNIITESFYDYYSNMCTFQRRAKCFYYSYDDIYEAPVNIIFLDIFQHNINTITSMLDNPNGTFNVNLQMYICECINIYNKVNITYCVEKDDKDEKITRTCNSLDAFKQTYNTYLSGLKYTKYKIPSLDTEVEEYSNNCISQAEIIKSVTDSPRSEETSSYSTNDP, encoded by the coding sequence ATGGATCGTTGCACGATTTTATACTATTGGATATACAATTCAGTAAaagaacataaaataaaaaataatattattactgAAAgtttttatgattattatagTAATATGTGTACGTTCCAAAGAAGAGCTAAgtgtttttattattcttatgACGATATTTATGAAGCCCCAGTGAACATAATATTCTTGGATATTTTCcaacataatataaatacCATAACAAGTATGTTGGATAATCCAAATGGTACATTTAATGTTAATTTGCAAATGTATATTTGTGAAtgcattaatatatataataaagtgAATATAACATATTGTGTTGAAAAAGATgataaagatgaaaaaattacaaggaCTTGTAACTCGTTAGATGCATTTAAGCAAACATATAATACGTATCTTTCTGGCCtaaaatacacaaaatataaaataccaTCTTTAGATACTGAAGTTGAGGAATATTCGAATAATTGTATATCGCAAgcagaaataataaaatcaGTTACTGATAGTCCACGAAGTGAAGAAACATCTTCATATTCAACGAATGATCCT